The window GGCCCGGAGAAGGGGGCCTTGCAGGAGGGGACACAGGGCAGCAAGGGCATGGAGCAGAGCCGCACTGGCACCCCAGTGCCTGGCACTGCAGCGGGCAGCTCTCCTGGGAGCACCAGTCGGCAGCGGAGGCTGCTGAGCCGCCGGGTTCTGGGAGGGTCGAGTCCCAGCATCCcagggcagctggggcaggaggaggccgGACTGGGGTCAGCAGATGAGGTGTCGGATATTCACGGGAGCCTGAGCCTACACGAAGTGCCGGATGAGCTAGAGAGAGATGACAGCGGCAGGaggcagcctggagcagagaaCATGGGGCAGCAGGTGGGTTCCTCCTCCTTCTTGTCCCTGCACGGTCTCCTGGGTTGGAGGGGCTGAGGGATCGTGGCATGGCACACAACCAAGGTCCCGGGGTGCTTAGATGCTGTCAAACATGCAATGacagaatgttttgggttggaagggacatttaaagatcattgagttcacccccctgccctgggcagagaCATCTTTCatcagatcaggttgctcaatGCCCCGTCCAGCCCAGCTTTGAGCACTTCCAAcgatggggcatccacaacttccccAGGCAGCTGGTTCCAGCATCTCACCGCCCTAATCACAACAAATTTCTTTACATCGAGTCTAAATCCacactttttcagtttaaaaccattgtCCCTCTTCCTGTCACTACAGGCCCTGGTACAAAGCCTTTCTCCACATTTTTTATGAGctcctttcttcatagaaagGCCACAgcaaggtctccctggagcttcctcttctccatcccAAGCTTCTGGGGTGACTCCTACTGCAAAGACTGTcaaggagctggggctggatgTGGCACGGGCCCTCCTCAGTCCTGCCCATGCTGCTCCTACTCCTCTTCCCTGGCTGCATATTCCCATCCCTTTGCTAATATAtgtggcagcagagcagagggatggTCTCGTTCCACCCTCTGAGCCCTTCTCAGCAACGCCAACGCTGCTGGCCAGGGCATGGTCCAAAAGGATGTGGCTTCTCCTTGGGACACACAAAATCATCATGACACTACTCCCAGCCTGCTGGTGCCCACTCCCAGGGGAAAGGCAGGGTGTCGCTGGTTTGCAGCAAAGACCTTGCTGCTTCCAATCCTTTGTGCAAGGGATGTGTAGGGTTCCTTTGTGGTTTGGTTCTTTGGAGACTTGCGTTGGAATCATCATTCCTTGTCTCCTTGCTAGGAGCATCTCTACCTCTGCCTGTGACTTAGCATCCCCCAAACTGGTGGTCTTGGTCACCAATGCAACATCCAGGCAGGGAAAGATGCCCTGAAGTCCAGGAGAGTGCAAACCCAACTGTTTGTATTCTAGCTGTTTTTGCACTCTGGagagctggtgctggtgctCTGGGAGGGGAAGAGCACCTTGGTATCTCCCAGTCTTCTCAACTCTAATGAGCTCCAGGGCAGCACTGGTGAAGATGTGGGTGCCCCAGCCTACAAGAGGGgtttgctccctgctgctgcctcagggCTCTTAGTAGCCTAAGAATGAGGAAACCAAAGGGTCTGGAGAAAGGTCAGGGTGTGCTTCAGTGCCTTCTGTTCATCTGCCTCTCTGCAGTGGAGTTCCTACCTTTGGTTCTCCTTTGAGGagagccggggggggggggNNNNNNNNNNNNNNNNNNNNNNNNNNNNNNNNNNNNNNNNNNNNNNNNNNNNNNNNNNNNNNNNNNNNNNNNNNNNNNNNNNNNNNNNNNNNNNNNNNNNNNNNNNNNNNNNNNNNNNNNNNNNNNNNNNNNNNNNNNNNNNNNNNNNNNNNNNNNNNNNNNNNNNNNNNNNNNNNNNNNNNNNNNNNNNNNNNNNNNNNNNNNNNNNNNNNNNNNNNNNNNNNNNNNNNNNNNNNNNNNNNNNNNNNNNNNNNNNNNNNNNNNNNNNNNNNNNNNNNNNNNNNNNNNNNNNNNNNNNNNNNNNNNNNNNNNNNNNNNNNNNNNNNNNNNNNNNNNNNNNNNNNNNNNNNNNNNNNNNNNNNNNNNNNNNNNNNNNNNNNNNNNNNNNNNNNNNNNNNNNNNNNNNNNNNNNNNNNNNNNNNNNNNNNNNNNNNNNNNNNNNNNNNNNNNNNNNNNNNNNNNNNNNNNNNNNNNNNNNNNNNNNNNNNNNNNNNNNNNNNNNNNNNNNNNNNNNNNNNNNNNNNNNNNNNNNNNNNNNNNNNNNNNNNNNNNNNNNNNNNNNNNNNNNNNNNNNNNNNNNNNNNNNNNNNNNNNNNNNNNNNNNNNNNNNNNNNNNNNNNNNNNNNNNNNNNNNNNNNNNNNNNNNNNNNNNNNNNNNNNNNNNNNNNNNNNNNNNNNNNNNNNNNNNNNNNNNNNNNNNNNNNNNNNNNNNNNNNNNNNNNNNNNNNNNNNNNNNNNNNNNNNNNNNNNNNNNNNNNNNNNNNNNNNNNNNNNNNNNNNNNNNNNNNNNNNNNNNNNNNNNNNNNNNNNNNNNNNNNNNNNNNNNNNNNNNNNNNNNNNNNNNNNNNNNNNNNNNNNNNNNNNNNNNNNNNNNNNNNNNNNNNNNNNNNNNNNNCACACCCAGTGACCCGCTGCTGCCCGGTCCCCGCACCCCAAGGAaggatgctgcagggatgggTGAGGGCAGCGCCTTGAGCCCCCCAACCCTGAATTcaccacagagcacagccctggcgGTGCCACCGAGCACCAGCACAATGCCCACGGTGCCACTGGGGAGGGACCGCGCAGCCCCCGGGGGTGCTGATGGAGACGgagcctcctgccctgccccactgcagggcGAGCTTTGGTGTTGAACTGCACTGTAAATAGATGAGCTAAAACCATTAAAGCTGCTGAACACGGTGGTGGGGTGAACTGATTTTAATGGAGCATGGCCACTCCGTGCCCACTCTGGACATGGTGCAGTGCCCAGCAtggggaggagcagagccccCAGGGAAGTGATGCCATGGACgaggggcagagggagggacGTGGCTGCCCCACACTGTGCAGGACCACACCatgagcagtgctgggcaggatGCGGGCCCCAAGGAGACCAGCTTGAGGAGCAGCAGGGTGTGGGGCAGGTCCTGCTCCCCTCTGCGCGGCTGAGAGTAGCCCAGGGGTGAGGGGCTTGTGCGGATGGGCAAAGATTTTGCAgcctggggagggctgggggcaccCCAGGGTCAGCTGAGGTCCTGCTCAAGATCAAGGGCTCGGCCGGGCGGTGGGGGCGGTGCACGGAGCTATGGGGAGGAGAGCAGACATGGGGCCCTCAGCCTGAGGTGGGGGGTCCCACTGCCCTGATCCCCTCCAGAATCACACCGTGCCACAGCACAGAGGGTTTTTCTGGCCCTTTTCTGGGCACTGGGATGGGTTTTGGGGTCAGAGCATCACCGTTGAAGGGGCACGTACCGGACGGATGCGGTTGGCTGCCAGGTCTGGAGAGCTCTGCCCACTGCCTGCGCCCTCCTGCCTGCAGACTAGATCCATGGAAGGCTCAGACAGGCTCTGTGTGCCCCCAAGGCCACCCCCCTGGCACTCACCTCCCAGCAGCGGTTCAGGGCTGGAACCCAGGCTGGCACTGGGTGCAAGGCCAGGAGGGGAGAAGGGCGGTGGGGATGGTGAGGGAAGTTCCTGCAGATACAGGGACACGTGGTGCAGCAGGTGGGCAGAGCGCAGAACCCCCCCccgccaccaccaccaccactgacCTGCCCGGCCATGCCCCGTGCGCCAGTCAGTTCCTCCACCACCAGCGAGGGGAAGACACCAACTCGGCCATCGAAGTCTCCAGTCCAGAAGCCATCGTCCACCTCGTCCTCAGCACGGGGCAGCACGCGGATGATGGCTCCCTCAGGGAAGCTCAGCTCCTCGGGGCTCTGCCCCTCATAGTCATACAGGGCTCGCACCAGCCAGGCTGTGGGCAGAGTGGCTCAGCGCCTGGGGACGTGGTCCCATGGCCCCGTTCCAGTGTgatgtcccatgtccccatcccacacCCACCTCCGGGCTCCAGGACCAGCTCTGCGGCCATGATGCTGGACAGCTGccgctgcagggctgcccccgAGGGTCCCGTGGctccagtgctggcagcagagcccGGCTCGCTGCCCACACAGCTCAGGGACAGCAGGTACTTCTCGGGGACATAGCCAACCTGGCCCGCCTTGTTCCGAGCCTGGGGGGGGAAGAAACAACATTACCGTCCCAGTGATGTGGCTCCAGGCCCCGAGCACTGGGATGAGCTGGATGGGAGATCCCACCTTCACCCACTCCTCCATGTCACCATCCTCGATAACTtccagctcctctccctgcGCGATGGATAGCTCATCTGcatggcagccctgcaggggaCAGGTGACAACATGTGACAACCAGGCTAGCAGTGCCATCCCCATGCATGCATGGCACTGGTGGCTTTACCTGGTACCCGAAGATGACCCGACAGGTGTAGGGGTAGGTGCGGGCAGCGTGCCCAGGCTCAGCCTCCTCAAACGTCTCATCGCTATCATAGTCATCGAACTCAGCAGGGTCCAGCCCCGTGGGTGCCTCGGTGCTGGGCATGCGTGGGAGCTCTTCACCTGCCCGTACAGCCCCAGCCAGCCAGGAATCCACATCCAGCCCCGCTGCGCGCAGCAGTGCCAGCCGTGCCTCTGCCTTTGCCCTGCCAACCTGGGAGTGGAAAGATGCTTCAAGGACTATGGAGACATCTACGGAGTGGGAgacagctgtggggcaggggacaGCTCAGACTCACCCCCCCCCAGACCCGCTCCCCAGAGTGGCTGCTCTGTAGCACAGCATCCCAGCACAATTCCACACCCGTGGGGTAATGAAGCTGGAGGGCACCCTGAGCACACATGGGACTCACCTCTGCCTTCCAGATGTTTTCTCGCACTTCCTCCATCTGCCGCTCcacagcagccacctctgcctCAGGGacctgctgcctcctggccTCCAGCCTCTGCAGCACCTGCGTGGGCAGTGtgatggggctgcagcagccatctCTCCTCGAGACCCCTTGGGAGGGCCAACCTGGGCTGTGCGCCCACCTCCTCGCCATGTGCCTTGTTCTTGCTGTCTCGCGTCGCCCGCATGGCCCAGCGCCGTGCCTCCTTCTCCAGGCCAGCCCCGCCATCCTCAGGCTGTAGCAGGGACACCTGGGCGAGGATGGGGTGGTTGGGAACAGTCCAGGTGTGCCGTGCACTATATTGTACGGATTCCCATATCTACCTCCTGGATGCCATCAAGCTGGAAGCGCTGCTCAGGTGCCAGCGTGAAGGCAGTGTGGTCCTGCAGGAACAGGAGGAGGTCCTGCTCCCGGCACACCTTCAGGGGGAgagtgtggggctggaggatgCACTCCCATCCCCCACCACATGCCCCTCAGCACAGAGATGGGATGGGTGGCAGTACCCGTGCAGCTGCCTCTGAGATGCGCTGGAACCAATCCTGTGTGGCCTCGCAGCTCTCCACCTCTGCCCGGCTGGCCGTGCTCAGGTGGTCCCGCAGCCGCTCATACAGGTCCCCATCCAGAGCCTGTGGACAGCACATCCCCATAGGGACGAGCACGGGACCCTGCCAGTGGGAccggccccagccccacaggacCCCTCCGCAACCCACTGGGTGACTGTGATGAGACGCAGTGTCCCCGCAGCACCATCATGTCCCCACGCAGCCCCCACCTGCATGATGGCAGGCAGCTCCACATGGTAGTAGTGCTCCAGGTGTGCGTTGGCAGACACCAGCGTCAGCACGTACTCGTTCTGCACCCCTGCCCGCTGCTTCGAGAACTCCGCCATCTGCATGGAGAACTGGGGACGGGGACAGCGAGGTGACACATTGTCCCCATGCTCAGGGACCGTGCCGTCCCCGTGCTGCCCACCTTGGCGCTGAGTTTCTGCAGGCTGGCCTTGGTGTGGAAAATCCTCCGGTCACTTTTACGGAGCCTGGCGAGGATGGGGACAGGTTGAGCATGGTACATCCCCAGCGCTGCTGCGGCAGCCCTCGTCCCCTCCTGCTCACCGTGCCTCCACGTCAGCTGCCTTGTCCTTGGCCACCTCGCTGCTGCGCTGCAGGTGGCTGAACTGCTTCTTTGCTTTATCCAGCTCCTTCACCGTCTCCAGCAGCTCCGCCTgtgccttctgcagctgctccatgctctggggggaggggggacaTGAGCCCTGGGACACATCCCACAGCCTCACCCAGCCCTGTGGGATATACCCTCACCCTGTACCTTCTTAAGCATCCTCTCCTTGGACAGCCGGGAGCTCTTGGTGGCCTCAGCAGCAAGGCTGCGGTAGCTCTCAGAGGCGGTGACGCGGGCCTGCCCGGTGTATGCGGTCCCCTCAATAATACCCTTCCAGACAGCAAAGACACTCCTGTAGGGATGGGAACAGGGTTCACCAATCTGCGGGGCTTTTGGGGACGCCCACAGGGACAGGCAGCCCTGGGTACCGCACCTGTGGGGACACCTCACCCAGTGCTGCATCCCCAGGGCACCCAAATCCAGCCTGGTGTTTGCCACCTCCTGGTTAGAGGGCCACCTGTCAaccccttgtccccatccctgtcccccaTAGCCCACCTTGAGTCTCCAGCATCACCGCGGCCCCGCTGCCAGTCCCTCTTCACAAACTGGCTTGCCAGCCTCTGCAGCGCCTGTGGACAGATTGCTGTCACCAATCCTTCACGGGCACCATGCTGTGCCCCGAGGATGGTGGTGGGGGCAGGCCCCCTACCCTGAGGACACCCCAGGGGCAGGTTGCCCATGCAGGGGAAAGAGGTGAAGGCT of the Numida meleagris isolate 19003 breed g44 Domestic line chromosome 12, NumMel1.0, whole genome shotgun sequence genome contains:
- the FCHSD1 gene encoding F-BAR and double SH3 domains protein 1 isoform X2; protein product: MQPPPRKGKLSQVVKLHFAEQLCGLHSKQQRDAELLEDIRSYSKQRAAIEREYGQALQRLASQFVKRDWQRGRGDAGDSRSVFAVWKGIIEGTAYTGQARVTASESYRSLAAEATKSSRLSKERMLKKSMEQLQKAQAELLETVKELDKAKKQFSHLQRSSEVAKDKAADVEARLRKSDRRIFHTKASLQKLSAKFSMQMAEFSKQRAGVQNEYVLTLVSANAHLEHYYHVELPAIMQALDGDLYERLRDHLSTASRAEVESCEATQDWFQRISEAAARVCREQDLLLFLQDHTAFTLAPEQRFQLDGIQEVSLLQPEDGGAGLEKEARRWAMRATRDSKNKAHGEEVLQRLEARRQQVPEAEVAAVERQMEEVRENIWKAEVGRAKAEARLALLRAAGLDVDSWLAGAVRAGEELPRMPSTEAPTGLDPAEFDDYDSDETFEEAEPGHAARTYPYTCRVIFGYQGCHADELSIAQGEELEVIEDGDMEEWVKARNKAGQVGYVPEKYLLSLSCVGSEPGSAASTGATGPSGAALQRQLSSIMAAELVLEPGAWLVRALYDYEGQSPEELSFPEGAIIRVLPRAEDEVDDGFWTGDFDGRVGVFPSLVVEELTGARGMAGQELPSPSPPPFSPPGLAPSASLGSSPEPLLGVCRQEGAGSGQSSPDLAANRIRPLRAPPPPPGRALDLEQDLS
- the FCHSD1 gene encoding F-BAR and double SH3 domains protein 1 isoform X1 → MQPPPRKGKLSQVVKLHFAEQLCGLHSKQQRDAELLEDIRSYSKQRAAIEREYGQALQRLASQFVKRDWQRGRGDAGDSRSVFAVWKGIIEGTAYTGQARVTASESYRSLAAEATKSSRLSKERMLKKSMEQLQKAQAELLETVKELDKAKKQFSHLQRSSEVAKDKAADVEARLRKSDRRIFHTKASLQKLSAKFSMQMAEFSKQRAGVQNEYVLTLVSANAHLEHYYHVELPAIMQALDGDLYERLRDHLSTASRAEVESCEATQDWFQRISEAAARVCREQDLLLFLQDHTAFTLAPEQRFQLDGIQEVSLLQPEDGGAGLEKEARRWAMRATRDSKNKAHGEEVLQRLEARRQQVPEAEVAAVERQMEEVRENIWKAEVGRAKAEARLALLRAAGLDVDSWLAGAVRAGEELPRMPSTEAPTGLDPAEFDDYDSDETFEEAEPGHAARTYPYTCRVIFGYQGCHADELSIAQGEELEVIEDGDMEEWVKARNKAGQVGYVPEKYLLSLSCVGSEPGSAASTGATGPSGAALQRQLSSIMAAELVLEPGAWLVRALYDYEGQSPEELSFPEGAIIRVLPRAEDEVDDGFWTGDFDGRVGVFPSLVVEELTGARGMAGQELPSPSPPPFSPPGLAPSASLGSSPEPLLGGECQGGGLGGTQSLSEPSMDLVCRQEGAGSGQSSPDLAANRIRPLRAPPPPPGRALDLEQDLS
- the FCHSD1 gene encoding F-BAR and double SH3 domains protein 1 isoform X3, with protein sequence MQPPPRKGKLSQVVKLHFAEQLCGLHSKQQRDAELLEDIRSYSKQRAAIEREYGQALQRLASQFVKRDWQRGRGDAGDSRSVFAVWKGIIEGTAYTGQARVTASESYRSLAAEATKSSRLSKERMLKKSMEQLQKAQAELLETVKELDKAKKQFSHLQRSSEVAKDKAADVEARLRKSDRRIFHTKASLQKLSAKFSMQMAEFSKQRAGVQNEYVLTLVSANAHLEHYYHVELPAIMQALDGDLYERLRDHLSTASRAEVESCEATQDWFQRISEAAARVCREQDLLLFLQDHTAFTLAPEQRFQLDGIQEVSLLQPEDGGAGLEKEARRWAMRATRDSKNKAHGEEVLQRLEARRQQVPEAEVAAVERQMEEVRENIWKAEVGRAKAEARLALLRAAGLDVDSWLAGAVRAGEELPRMPSTEAPTGLDPAEFDDYDSDETFEEAEPGHAARTYPYTCRVIFGYQGCHADELSIAQGEELEVIEDGDMEEWVKARNKAGQVGYVPEKYLLSLSCVGSEPGSAASTGATGPSGAALQRQLSSIMAAELVLEPGAWLVRALYDYEGQSPEELSFPEGAIIRVLPRAEDEVDDGFWTGDFDGRVGVFPSLVVEELTGARGMAGQSAGRRAQAVGRALQTWQPTASVRYVPLQR